CCCTTTTCTTGCCGCACCCCGGGCTTTACGCTAGACCTTGCCTCACACGTCCGCCCCGGCCATCCCGGCCGGGCGGGGACGCGACAAGGACGACGCCATGGCCACCTGGAAAATCCACCCCATCGTCATGGGCACCAAGCGTTTCGACAAGGGCATGATGACCTACCAGCAGGGATACGGCACGCCGTATGTCATCCCCATTTATTGCTGGTACCTGGAGGGCGGGGACAAAAAAGTCCTGGTGGACACGGGCGAGATGATGCCCGTGATCACCGACGACCGGGAGAAGGCCATCGGGGGAAAGATCTACACCTTCGCGGAGGGATTGGCCCGCTTCGGCCTGACCCCGGAAGACATCGACGTGGTCATCCACACCCACCTGCACAACGACCATTGCGAAAACGACGCCGCGTGCGTGAACGCCCGGTTTTACGTGCACGAGAAGGAACTTGAGCACGTCCACAATCCCCATCCCCTGGATTTCCGGTATCTGGAGGACTACATCCTGGATGTGGAGGAGAACGGGCAGATCGAGGTGGTCACCGGCGACCGGGAAATCCTGCCCGGCATCCGGGTCATGCACACCCCGGCCCATACCGAGGGGGGACTGACGGTCTTTGTGGACACGAAAAGGGGCACGGCGGCCATCACCGGCTTTTGCACCATACTTGAGAATTTTTATCCTCCCAAGGAGGTGCGGGCCATGGAGATGGAGGTCATCCCCCCGGGAACCCACGTCAACGCCTATGCAGCCTATGACATCGTAAAAAAGGTCCGCGACGGCGCGGACATCATCCTGCCCCTGCACGAGCCGTCGTTTGCGGCCGTGGAAACCATCTGAGGAGCCCTCCATGCCCCTGACCCGCAGCATGTTGCTTTTCGCCGTGGCCCTGGCCCTTGCCGCACTTTTGGGCGGACCCGCAGCCAGTCCGGCCGCCGAACAGGGCCGTTTCGTCATCGACGACGACGGGCACGACCTGCGGGCCTCCGCCAGCGCCAAGGCCGCCTCCCTGGGCGGGGTGTCCCGGGGGGAGATCGTCACGGTGCTGTCGCGCCAGGGCGGCTTTAGCAACGTGCGCACCGAGGACGGCCGCACGGGCTGGGTTCCGGACAAGGTGGTGCGGGGCGAGGCCGCCTATCTGGCCGACCCGCGCAATCGGGAACTGGTCCTGTGCCCGAAGGAGATGGTCCGGACCTTCCCCCTGAAGCCGACCGGGCATGAGGGCGCCGCCACCCTGGTCTTGCGCGACGTGCCGTCGCTTTTGGGCGGCGACGCCCAGGCCGCCCTGACCGACGCCTCGGGCAAGGCCCTCTGGCAGGGGCCGACCCAGGGGGCGGGCGGCGACCCCACGGTCTTTTTCTGCCGGGACTTCGGCTTCTACTGGCCCCAGGCCGCAGGCGACCTGGACGGCGACGGCCGCATCGAGATCCTGGCCCAAGACCCCCAGTCCGATGTCTCGGTCAGCTCCTACACCCTGATCCGCTTCTCCCGCGAGTTGGTCCCTTCGGTGGCCTTTTCCGGACGCGGCCTGGTGGAGACGCCCCTGGGATCGGGACGATTTTTGTGGACTGATCCGGACTTTCCCTCCCAAAACGTGCGGTGGATCATGAACGTGGCCACCGTGGCCGCCGACGGCACCATGACCGTCCCGGTCTATGAATATGCCGGGCTGGCGGGCTCCGAGCTGCGCACCGGCACGGCCAAGGTGCGCCTGGAGGCCGACGGGGCCGTCCTGGTCTCCTGGGTCAAACCCCTGGCCAAGCCCGCCGACTGATTCCCGCTTTACCGGGCCTGGCCGCGCCGGGGCGCGTCCGGTCAGACCCGGTGGCTGTCGCCTGCGGCCCGATGCGGCCACAGCCTCGGCTCTTGACAGGACCGCCATCCATGCATAGATACCGCCTTTCTCGCTGTAAACAGGTAGCAAGCTCATTATTGAGGCTGCATGTATCCGCTCACCCCTGGTGATCCCCGAGGTTTCCCCATGACTGCTCCCACGTTCCGCGCCATCGGCGCCGCCTGTGTCCTGTTTTCCGTGTCTCTGTTCCTTCTGGCCGGCTGCGGCAACGACAGCACCGCCCAGGAGCATGCCGGAGGGGGCATGCCGCCCCCAGAGGTGGCGACCGTGACCATGACCCGGGGGGATCTGCCCTTGGGAATGGAATACATGGGGCAGACGGCCGGTTCCCGGGAGGTCGAAGTCCGGGCCCGGGTGGGCGGCATCCTCCTGCGCCGGGCCTATGTGGAAGGCGGCCCGGTCAAGCAGGGCGATCTGCTGTTTGAGATCGACCCGGCCCCCTTCCAGGCCACCCTGGAACAGGCCCAGGGCCGTCTGGCCCAGGCCGAGGCCAAGCTGTCCCAGGCCAAGCGCGACCTGGCCCGCATGGAACAGCTTTTCAAGGGCGACGTGGTCAGCCAGAAAGACCGCGACGACGCCATGACCGCCTTTGAGACGGGCACGGCCGATGTGGACTCGGCCAAGGCGGCCGTCAAGGAGGCCAGGATCAACCTGGGCTACACCAAGGTGGAGGCCCCCATCTCCGGCCTGACCAGCAAGGAGGCCCGTTCCGAGGGCAGCCTGGTGGTGGCCTCGGCCGAATCCAGCCTTCTGACCACCATCTCCCGGGTCGATCCCATCTATGTCAATTTCTCCATCCCCGGCCCGGAGACCATGGAGTTCCGCAGCCTGCGCGAAAAGGGGCGGATCGCCTTCGCCGACGGATGGGATTTCCAGGCCAGGCTGGTCATGTCCGACGGCCGCGTGCTGCCGAGCCCCGGCCGCATCAACTTCACCGACACCCAGGTGGACACCACCACCGGCGTGGTCAAGTTCCGGGCCGAATTTCCCAATCCCGAGGGCACGGTCATGCCCGGGCAGTTCGTGCGGGTGCGCCTGGACGGGGCGGCCCTCAAGGACGCGCTGCTCGTGCCCCAGGGCGCGGTCCTGACCACCCAGCAGGGAACCATGGTCTGGGTGGTGGATGACAAGGGCGTGGTGTCCCCCCGCCCCGTGGTCCTTGGCCGCACCGAGGGCAACGGCTATCTCGTGGAAAAGGGTCTGGAGGCGGGCGACCGGGTGATTTCAGAAGGCATCATCAAGGTCCGCCCGGGCATGACAGTGACCCTGCGCGGGGACGCCCCGGCCGCAGCGCCCCAGGCGGCAGCGCCCCAGGCCCCGGCCAAGGCGGGCGAGGCCCAGGCCGCCCCGGCGCCCAAGGCGGAGGCCGCACAATGATTTCGCGTTTTTTCTTAAATCGCCCCATCTTCTCCACAGTCATCTCCCTGGTCATCACCCTGGCCGGGCTGGTGGCCTTGAAGGTGTTGCCCATCGCCCAGTACCCGGACATCATCCCGCCCGAAGTGGCCGTGGCCACCAACTATCCCGGGGCCAGCCCCGAGGTCATCGCGGCCACCGTGGCCGCCCCCCTGGAGCAGCAGATCAACGGCGTGGACGACATGCTGTACATGAAGTCCACCAGCGCCGGCGACGGCTCCATGACCATCTCCGTGACCTTCGCCGTGGGCACCAACCCCGACCAGGCCACCATCAACGTCAACAACCGGGTCCAGTCCGCCCTGACCAGCCTGCCCGAGGAGGTGCGCCGCCAGGGCGTCACCGTCACCAAGCAGTCCTCCAGCATGCTCATGGTCATGTCCATGGACTCCCCCTCCGGCCGCTACGACGCCATCTACCTCAGCAACTACGCCCTGGTGAACGTGCTCGACGAGCTCAAGCGCCTCCCGGGCGTGGGCGACGCCCAGATATTCGGGGCCAAGGACTATTCCATGCGGGTCTGGCTGCGGCCCGACAAGCTGGCCCAGTTGCGCCTGACCCCGGGCGACGTGGCTGCGGCCATCTCCGAGCAGAACGCCCAGTTCGCGGCCGGGCGCATCGGCCAGGAACCGGTGCTGGAGCATGTGGACATCAACTACATGGTCACCACCCAGGGACGCCTGACCACAGCCGAGGAATTCGAGAACATCATCGTGCGCGCCGAACCCGACGGCTCCGTGCTGCGCGTCAAGGACATCGCCCGGGTGGAGCTTGGGGCCAAGGACTACGGCTTCACGGGCAAGCGTTTCGGCAAACCGGCCGTGCCTCTGGGCGTGTTCCTGGCCCCCGGGGCCAACGCCCTGGACACCGCCGACCGGGTCAAGGCCAAGATGGACGAGTTGTCCACGCGCTTTCCCGAGGGCGTCGCCTACGCCATCCCCTATGACACCACCACCTTCGTGCGGGTGTCCATCACCGAGGTGGTGCATACCCTGGTTGAGGCCATGATCCTGGTCTTTTTGGTGGTCTACCTCTTCTTGCAGAATTTCAGGGCCACGCTCATCCCCTGCCTGGCCGTGCCGGTATCCATCATCGGCACCTTTGCCGGCATGTACGCCCTGGGGTTCACCATCAACACCCTGACGCTCTTCGGCATGGTGCTGGCCATCGGCATCGTGGTGGACGACGCCATCGTGGTTTTGGAAAACGTGGAGCGCATCATGCGCACCCGGGGGCTTGGGCCCAAAGAGGCCACGGCCCGGGCCATGGAGCAGGTCACGGGGCCGGTCATCGCCATCGTGCTGGTCTTGTGCGCCGTGTTCGTGCCCGTGGCCTTCCTGGGGGGCCTGACCGGCGAAATGTACAAGCAGTTCGCCATCACCATCGCCGTGTCCGTGACCATCTCGGGGCTGGTGGCCCTGACGCTCACCCCGTCCTTGTGCGCCCTTTTGCTCAAACCCGGCCACCAGGAGCCCAACCGGGTCTTTCGGGCCTTCAACACCCTGTTTGACCGCATCACCGACGGCTACACCACCGGGGTGCGCTTCCTCATCCGCCGGACCTCCGTGGCCCTGATCCTTTTCGCGGTCCTGTGCGGCGGGACGTACTGGCTTTTTTCCCACGTCCCCAGCGGCCTTCTGCCCGACGAGGACCAGGGCTACATCCTGGCCCTGACCGTGCTGCCCGACGGCGCGTCCCTGGGCAACACCTTGGCCGTCACCGACGCCCTGGACGCCATGCACATGGCCGATCCCGACATCAAGGAGGTCATGACCTTCGCCGGATACGACCTGATAAGCGGCGCCAGCCGGTCCAATTACGGCACCACGTTTCTGCCCATGAAGGACTGGAGCGAGCGCACGAAGCCGGGCCAAAGCTCGTTTGACCTGGTCAAGCGGGTCTTCGGCCGGGGCATGACCCAGCCCAAGGGCCTGGCCCTGGCGTTCAACCCGCCGCCCATCTCGGGCATGAGCAGCACCGGCGGGTTCGAGGCCTTTGTGCAGAGCCGGGGCGAAGGCACGTCCAAGGATCTGGCGGCCATGACCGAAAAGGTCATCGCCGCAGCGGGCAAGCGCCCGGAGCTTGGCCGGGTGTCCACCACCTTCGGGGCCAACGTGCCCCAGATCAAGGTGACCCTGGACCGCCAGAAGGCCAAGGCCATGGGCGTTTCCGTGGACGATGTCTTTTCGGTCATGCAGTCCACGTTCGGATCTTACTACGTCAACGATTTCAACAAATACGGCCGCACCTTCCGGGTCATGCTGCAATCCGAGGCCAACTTCCGGGACCGCCCCGAGGATCTGCGCGACATCTTCGTGCGCACCCAGAAGGGCGAGATGATTCCGCTTACGGCCCTGGTCACGGTGGAGCAGTCCAGCGGCCCGGAGGTCATGGAGCGCTACAACGTGTTCCCGGCGGCCAAGCTCATGGGCGACCCGGCCCCGGGCTACAGCTCGGGCCAGGCCCTGGACGCCATGGAGGCCGCCGCCAAGGAGGCCCTGCCCTCGGACTACGCCCTGGCCTGGACCGGCTCGTCCTACCAGGAGCGGGCCATGGCCGGAACGTCCACCCTGGTGTTCGCCCTGGCCATCGTCATGGTCTTTCTCATCCTGGCCGCCCAGTACGAACGCTGGTCCCTGCCCCTGGCCGTCATCCTGGCCGTGCCCTTCGCCCTGTTCGGGGCCATCCTGGCCACCTGGGGACGCGGGCTGTCCAACGACATCTATTTCCAGGTCGCCCTGGTGACGCTCATCGGCCTGGCGGCCAAAAACGCCATCCTCATCGTGGAGTTCGCGGTCCTGCGCATGAAGCAGGGCATGTCCCTGGCCGATGCAGCCGTTGAGGCGGCGAAACTGCGCTTTAGGCCCATCATCATGACCTCCCTGGCCTTCGTCCTGGGCTGCCTGCCCCTGGCCATCAGCTCCGGCGCAGGTGCGGCCAGCCGCCACGCCATCGGCACCGGGGTCATCGGCGGCATGCTCGGGGCCACGTTCATCGCGCCCTTTTTCATCCCGGTCTTTTTCAAGCTCATCATGCAGCTCGGCGGCCTTTTCCGCCGAAGCCGCCCGCAGACCTCCGACAATGCGGGGGCATCGTGAGCGCGGCGGGCGGCGGCCCGGGCACGCCCCTGCCCGGCCCCCCGTGCGGCCAGACGACCGCCGGGAAAGGCGACATCATCGACCTTCCGGTCTGCACCGCCCACACCCCGGATGAGCACTTCGCCCTCACCCTGCACGAGGTGGCCCGCGGCTGGCGGGCGAAGATCGACGAACAGTTCCGGCCCATGGGCCTGTCCAGCGCCTCCTGGAGCGTGATCTTCACCCTGGCCACGGCGGAGCGTCCCTTGTCGCAGCGGGAGATCGCCGACCGCATCTTTGTGGAGAGCCCCACGGTGGTGCGCCTTTTGGACCGGCTGGAAAAGCTGGGCTGGGTGCGCCGCGAGCCTTCGCCCCAGGACCGGCGTCGCAACCTCGTACGCCTGACCGCAAAGATCCTGGAGCACCACGACACCATGCACGCCATGGCCGAACGCGTGCATCGGGAGGCCCTGGCGGGCATCCCCGCAGACAAGCTGGCCGTGACCTTGGAGGTGCTGGAGACGCTCCGCTCCCGGCTGTGCACCTGATCGCCCCCCCGCCCAGTCCCCGCCGTCCCTGTTTTCCCGTCGTCCCCCACCCCGTGGCCGACCTCGACCTCCCCAGAGGGGCCTGGGACGCCCTTTTGGCCCTTTTCCGCGATCAGCCCTTTGACTTTCTCCCCTGGCGCCCTATTCTCCTAGCAATCCAGTCTGTTTTTTGGACATGCCGTCCCGGCCACGTCTTCTCAACGTACCATTTTTGGGGACAGACCCATGCGAAAAACACGCCTTTTGATTGGCCTTCTTATGGCCGCCCTGGCCCTTCTCGCAACCCAAACCTCACAAGCCCAAACGGATACCCCTATGCAACCCACTGAAAAGACCGAAAGCGCCGTCTTCGCCGGAGGCTGTTTCTGGTGCCTTGAGGCGGCCATGGAGAAAAAGCCCGGCGTCATTGAGGCCGTCTCCGGCTATACCGGCGGCCACGACCCCGCCCCGACCTACGCCGCCGTGTCCACGGGGAAAACCGGCCACACGGAGGCGGTTCGCGTGGTCTACGACCCGGCGAAGATCTCCTACGAGGATCTGGTTCGCATCTTCTTCAAAAACATCGACCCCACGGACCCGGGCGGACAGTTCGCCGACCGGGGGTCGCAATACCGCACGGCGATCTATTACGCCGACGAAAACCAGAAGCGGATCGCCGAAAACGTCCGCGACGCCATGGCCGCCTCGGGCCGCTTCAAAAAGCCCCTGGACGTGCCCATTTTGCCCGTGGCCCCGTTTTATCCGGCCGAAGAGGAGCACCAGGACTATTACGCCAAGCATGCCGTGAGCTACGGCAATTACCACCGCTATTCCGGGCGCGGACCCTACCTGGACTCGCTCTGGGGCCCAGACGCGACGGACGCGACGGGCGCGACGGCCACTCCGGTCGCGCCGACTGCGCCGGACACACCCGCCCCGAAAACGGCCGCGCCGTCCGTCGGCTACGTCCGGCCAGACGACGCCGAACTGGAAAAGCGCCTGTCGCCCCTGGCCTTTGAGGTCACCCGCAAGGCAGGCACCGAACCGGCCTTCGGCAATCCCTACTGGAACGAGAAGCGGCCGGGAATCTACGTGGACGTGGTGTCCGGGGAGCCGCTTTTCAGCTCCGCCGACAAGTTCGATTCCGGCACCGGCTGGCCGAGCTTCACCCGGCCCATCGCCACGGGGGCCGTGGCCGCCCGGTCGGACGCCAGCCACGGCATGGCCCGCACCGAGGTCCGAAGCTCCCTGGCCGACTCCCACCTGGGGCATGTGTTCGACGACGGCCCCCGCCCCTCGGGCCAGCGGTATTGCATCAATTCGGCGGCGCTGCGCTTCATCCCCCTTAAGGAGATGGAGAAGGAGGGTTACGGCGCGCTTATCCCGCAGGTACAGGGGGGAGGGAAGTGATCAGATCCACTTCTTCCACTTGAACAAGCCAAAAAGCCCGCCGGACATGCACAGCATGATCCCGATGGCCATGGGATAGCCCAGGGGCCACTTGAGCTCGGGCATGAACTCGAAATTCATGCCGTAGACCCCGGCCACAAAGGTCATGGGCATAAAAAGCGTGGAGATGAGCGTCAAGACCTTCATGATGGCGTTTAAACGGAAGCTGATGGTGGACAGATAGATGTCCACCATGCCGCCCACGATGTCCAAAAGGCCCTCTACCGTGTCCATGACCTGGATCACGTGCTCGTAGAGGTCGCGGTAGTACAGCCGCGTCTGGGGGGAGAGCAGCTCGCTCTCCCTCTCGGCCAGCCGGGAAATCACCTCGCGCAGGGGCCAGATGCTTTTGCGCAGGTAGATGGTTTCGCGCTTGAGCTTGTGGATGACCTCCAGATCCGCCGGTTCGGGATTAGCCAGAAGCTTGTCCCCCAGATCCTCGATGTCCTCGCCCACCTTCTCCAGGCACACGAAATGCTCGTCCACCACGGCGTCGAGCAGGGCATAGAGCAGATAATCCGCGCCCATGCCCCGCACCCGCCCCCGGCCTGCGGCAATGCGGGCCCGCACCGCGTCGAAGGCGGGCACGTCCCCCTCGCGGAAGGTGGCCAGGGCCTGCCGCCCCAGAACGAAGCTGATCTGGCTTTCGCCCAGGGTCTTGGCCTGGGGATCGTACTGCCAGGCCTTGGTTACGAGGAACAGGTAATCCTCCATGTCCTCGAGCTTGGGGCGCTGCCCCACCTGCACGACGTCTTCCAGGATGAGCGGATGCACGCCGAAAAGCCCGCCCACCCGGCGTATGGCCTCGGGCTGGTGCAGCCCGGCCACGTCGATCCACATCTTTTCGCCGTCTTTGACCGGCAGGGACGGGAGCGTTTCCCCGCTGTCCGTGCCGGTCATCGCCACCCCCTGCGGCCCGTACACCATGGTGGCGATCGTGGTCGCCACGGCCGGGGCGTCGCCGGTATACTCCAGGGCATCCAGTGGTTTTCCGGCCTGGCGGGTCATGGTTTTCAAACGATGGCGCATGAGGTCTCCCCTTTCGCCGCAAGCGGGCGCTTCTGTGTCCGGCCTGGGTATGGCGCATAAAACATGGACTGTCGTCAAGAGGGTGCTCTGTGACATTCTTGGGAAAGCAGGGGAACCGAGCATGAAAATGCCCGGGCGGCCGCACTTCAACGGAAAAGGCCCCGGGCGGTACGGAGGCAGTCCGATCAGCCCCAAGGCGGGATAAACCCCTTGCGCGACCCGGGATTATGGGATAGTGGGCTTTCATCATGAGAATGGAAATCATTATTGTATTCGACTTTGCGGCGCCGACCGTCCCGGAAGACCCAGCCCGACGCCCCTCGCCTGTTCCCTCCAAACGCCCCTAAACCCTGCATCCTCAGGATTTTTTCAAGCGCCATGCACGCCACCGCCACCCTTCGCATCACCCACGCCCTGCCCGGACGTCTGCGCCTGAGACTGCGCCCGGCATCGCTTCTGTCCACAGCCGCCTCCGCCTGCGCCGACATCCCGGGCGTTCTCGACACCCGCAGCAACCCGGCCTGCGCCTGCCTGGTGGTGCGTTACGACCCGGCCCAAACGGCCCAGGAGGCCGTCCTGGCCGCCGTGCGGGCCGTCCTGCCCGCGCCGAAACGTCCGTTGCGGGCCGTAGACGCGGCCCCAACCCTCCCGGCCTGCGCCTGCGCCTGCCCGGAGAAAAAAACCTCCGGCGTGGGCCGCCAATTGGTGCGTTTTTTGTCCCTGACCGGGGTCATGAGCTACGTCTTCGTCAAGGAGGTGCTGCTCAAGGCCGCCGTGGCCCAGACCCTGATCTCCCCCCTGGGGCTTACGGCCCTGATCGCGGCCGCGCCGCTTCTGCGCGAGTCGGTGCGCCACGCCCGGCAAAAACGCTTCACCATGGAGGGCTTTCTGGCCGCCGGGTGCGTGGCTGCGGCCGCCGCCGGACAGGCGGTCACGGCCCTGGAGATTTTGTGGATCCACAGCGGCGCGGAGACCCTCAAGGCCTACATCGCCGAGCGTTCCCGGCGCTCCATCTCGGCCATTTTGGATCTCACGGCCAAAAACACCTTCATCCTGGCCGGAGAGGTGGAGGTGGAGGTGCCGGTGTCGGCGGTCAAGCCGCGCGACATCGTGGTCCTGCACACGGGCGAAAAGATCTCCGTGGACGGGCTGGTGGTCTCGGGCGAGGCCCTGGTGGACGAATCCCCCATCACCGGCCGGGCCGAACCCGAACACCGCGTGGCGGGCGACAAGGTGTTCGCCGGGGCCTACGTGCGCCAGGGCATCCTCCATGTCCGGGCCGAGTGCGTGGGCGACGCCACCTATCTGGCCCGAATCATGCGCCTGGTGGAAGACTCCCTGGAAAACAAGGCCGACATCGAGTCCACGGCCGACGACCTGGCCCGCCGACTCTTGAAAATCGGCATGTGGTCCACCCTGGGCACCCTGGTCGTGACCGGCAGCCTGTGGCGGGCCTTCACCGTGCTTCTGGTCATGGCCTGCCCCTGCGCCACGGTGCTGTCGGCCTCGACCGCCGTCAGCAGCGCCCTGGCCGCAGCGGCCAAACGCGGCATCCTCATCAAGGGCGGCCGCTACCTGGAGGAGGTCGGCAAGGCCGAGGTGGTCTGCTTCGACAAGACCGGCACCCTGACCACCAACCAGCCGCGCATCGAGGAGATCCTGAACTTCTCCGACCTCTCCGAGGACGAGCTTTTGCTGTGGGCCTATTCGGCGGAAATGCACAACCACCACCCCCTGGCCCTGGCCATCAGACACGAGGCGGTCTCCCGGGGCATCGACCCCCTGTCGCACATCGAATGCGACTTCACCCTGGGCAAAGGGGTCAAGGCCTTAATCGGCCACGACGTGATCCGCCTGGGCAACGCCCGCTACATCGACGAGGCGGGCATCATGACGGACCAGGTGCAGGCCCGGGTCCGGCCCCTTTCCGACCGGGGCCTGACGGTCATCTACCTGGCCAAAAACGACGCGGTGCTGGCCGCCTTGGGGTTCGCCAACGAACTTCGGCCCGACGCGGAAACGACCGTGGCCGAGCTTACCCGCACCGGCGTCTCCCAGGTGGCCCTGGTCACCGGGGACACGGAGAACACCGCCCTCACCCTGTGCCGGACGCTTCACATCGACCTGTGCCGCCACAGCGTCCTGCCCGAGCAGAAGGCGGACATCGTGCGCGAACTGCAGGACGGCGGCCGCCGGGTGATCATGGTCGGCGACGGCATCAACGACGCCCTGGCCCTGGCCGAGGCCGACATCGGCATCGCCATGAGCGCCGGGGGCTCGGACGTGGCCATCGAGGCCGCGGACATCGCGTTGGTGAAAGACGATCTGGCCGACATCCTCTACGTGCGGGACTTAAGCCGCCAGACCCTGCGCGTGGCCCGCCAGAACTTCTGGATCGCCACCTCCACCAACCTGGGCGGGGCCCTGGCCGGGGCCCTGGGGCTTTTGTCGCCGGTGGCCGCCGGGCTCATCCATATCGTGCACACCCTGGGGGTTTTGGCCAATTCCTCCCGGCTTCTGGCCCATCGCCCGCCCACCCTGGCGGTGGCGGCCGATCCGGCCGCGGCGACACCGGCCACGACGGATGACCTCCTCGTGCGTTCGAAGCAATAAATGAGAATGGAACCTACTTTCACTTGCATGGAATGCGCCGTCCTTCCCGGACCTGTCCAGCCCAGTCCAGGCCAGGCCAGGGCGGTAGACCAAGCGGCGGCGGAGCGCACACAGCCATGAATATCCAAGAGATGTTGGAACTGCGCCGGTTCATCACCGTGGCGCATCATGTGCCCGGACGCATCCGGCTCAAACTCGACCCGGCCGTCCGGTCCCACCCCAAGGCCATGGCCCTGGCGGCCCTGGCCGACAAGGGCAACGGCGCGTTTCGCGCCCGGCTCAACGTTCTGGCCCGGTCCCTGGTCCTGGAATACGACCCGGACCGCATTGACCCCAGGCTCGTGGAGGGCGTTTTCACCGAGGACGATCCGCAGGAAGCGGCGGCCTTGGCGGACGAGCTGTCTGCGGCCTTCGGCCTGACACCCAACGCGTAGAGGAGATCGAGAATGGAAAACACACCGTATCAGGAAGGGTTCGTCCCGGCCTACGCCGCCTCCGGCATGCCCATGCCCGCAGGCGTCCAGGCCGGATACGCCCCCGGGGCGGAGCAAGGCGGCGGCGAGGCCGGTTATGCCGGTTACGGCAGTCCAGCCGCCCCCATGGGTCCGCTTGGAGCACCGATGGAAGGCCAGACCATGACTGCGGCCGTCGCCGAGCCCTGCGCCGAATCCGGCGCCACGACTGACGAGGGCCAAAACAAGTACCAGTACATGGGCCAAAAACCGGCCCAGAGCCCTGTCCAGAAGGCGGCCACACCTGCCCCCGAGGCCCCTCAGGGTTACGCCGCCCAGGGCCCCGGCGGCTATGCGGCCCAAGGCCCCAGCGGCTACGCCAAGGGATATTTCCAGCCTGCCCCGGGCCAGCCCGAGGCTCCAAAACCCCAGGCTGCGACGATCGCGCCGGTCGGGCATGTCTGCTCCTGCGGCGACCATGAGGCCCCGCAGGCCCCGGGCAAACCCGAGGCCGTCCCCGGGGCGCAGTACGCTGCGCCGCAAGGACCGCAGTACGCCACCCAGCAGGGCGCACAGTATGCCGCCCCCCAAGGACCGCAGTACGCCGCTCCGCAGGGACCGCAGTATGCGCCCCAGTACGGTCAGCAGTACGCCGCTCCCCAAGGCCCCCAGTATGCGCCGCAGTTCGGCGCACAGTACGCCGCTCCCCAGGGACCGCAGTACGCCGCCCAGCCGGGCGCGCAATACGGCCAGCAGTACGCCACCCCTCAGGGACCGCAATATGCCGCCCCACAGGGACCGCAGTATGCCCCCCAGCCGGGCGCGCAATACGCCCCCGGGCCGGAGGCCGCCGCGTCCCACGAGCATGAAGAGGGCGAGGACAAAAAGAGCCATTGCCACGGCCATGGCGGACACGAGCAACAGGAGCAGCAGGCCCAGCCCGGCTTTTTCGGCTTTCCCGGCTTCGGCGGGTTCTCCGGCGCGGCCGGTTCTCCCAGCGAAGACCCCAAGCACCTGG
Above is a genomic segment from Desulfolutivibrio sulfodismutans DSM 3696 containing:
- a CDS encoding N-acyl homoserine lactonase family protein gives rise to the protein MATWKIHPIVMGTKRFDKGMMTYQQGYGTPYVIPIYCWYLEGGDKKVLVDTGEMMPVITDDREKAIGGKIYTFAEGLARFGLTPEDIDVVIHTHLHNDHCENDAACVNARFYVHEKELEHVHNPHPLDFRYLEDYILDVEENGQIEVVTGDREILPGIRVMHTPAHTEGGLTVFVDTKRGTAAITGFCTILENFYPPKEVRAMEMEVIPPGTHVNAYAAYDIVKKVRDGADIILPLHEPSFAAVETI
- a CDS encoding SH3 domain-containing protein, which codes for MPLTRSMLLFAVALALAALLGGPAASPAAEQGRFVIDDDGHDLRASASAKAASLGGVSRGEIVTVLSRQGGFSNVRTEDGRTGWVPDKVVRGEAAYLADPRNRELVLCPKEMVRTFPLKPTGHEGAATLVLRDVPSLLGGDAQAALTDASGKALWQGPTQGAGGDPTVFFCRDFGFYWPQAAGDLDGDGRIEILAQDPQSDVSVSSYTLIRFSRELVPSVAFSGRGLVETPLGSGRFLWTDPDFPSQNVRWIMNVATVAADGTMTVPVYEYAGLAGSELRTGTAKVRLEADGAVLVSWVKPLAKPAD
- a CDS encoding efflux RND transporter periplasmic adaptor subunit, whose protein sequence is MTAPTFRAIGAACVLFSVSLFLLAGCGNDSTAQEHAGGGMPPPEVATVTMTRGDLPLGMEYMGQTAGSREVEVRARVGGILLRRAYVEGGPVKQGDLLFEIDPAPFQATLEQAQGRLAQAEAKLSQAKRDLARMEQLFKGDVVSQKDRDDAMTAFETGTADVDSAKAAVKEARINLGYTKVEAPISGLTSKEARSEGSLVVASAESSLLTTISRVDPIYVNFSIPGPETMEFRSLREKGRIAFADGWDFQARLVMSDGRVLPSPGRINFTDTQVDTTTGVVKFRAEFPNPEGTVMPGQFVRVRLDGAALKDALLVPQGAVLTTQQGTMVWVVDDKGVVSPRPVVLGRTEGNGYLVEKGLEAGDRVISEGIIKVRPGMTVTLRGDAPAAAPQAAAPQAPAKAGEAQAAPAPKAEAAQ
- a CDS encoding efflux RND transporter permease subunit; translated protein: MISRFFLNRPIFSTVISLVITLAGLVALKVLPIAQYPDIIPPEVAVATNYPGASPEVIAATVAAPLEQQINGVDDMLYMKSTSAGDGSMTISVTFAVGTNPDQATINVNNRVQSALTSLPEEVRRQGVTVTKQSSSMLMVMSMDSPSGRYDAIYLSNYALVNVLDELKRLPGVGDAQIFGAKDYSMRVWLRPDKLAQLRLTPGDVAAAISEQNAQFAAGRIGQEPVLEHVDINYMVTTQGRLTTAEEFENIIVRAEPDGSVLRVKDIARVELGAKDYGFTGKRFGKPAVPLGVFLAPGANALDTADRVKAKMDELSTRFPEGVAYAIPYDTTTFVRVSITEVVHTLVEAMILVFLVVYLFLQNFRATLIPCLAVPVSIIGTFAGMYALGFTINTLTLFGMVLAIGIVVDDAIVVLENVERIMRTRGLGPKEATARAMEQVTGPVIAIVLVLCAVFVPVAFLGGLTGEMYKQFAITIAVSVTISGLVALTLTPSLCALLLKPGHQEPNRVFRAFNTLFDRITDGYTTGVRFLIRRTSVALILFAVLCGGTYWLFSHVPSGLLPDEDQGYILALTVLPDGASLGNTLAVTDALDAMHMADPDIKEVMTFAGYDLISGASRSNYGTTFLPMKDWSERTKPGQSSFDLVKRVFGRGMTQPKGLALAFNPPPISGMSSTGGFEAFVQSRGEGTSKDLAAMTEKVIAAAGKRPELGRVSTTFGANVPQIKVTLDRQKAKAMGVSVDDVFSVMQSTFGSYYVNDFNKYGRTFRVMLQSEANFRDRPEDLRDIFVRTQKGEMIPLTALVTVEQSSGPEVMERYNVFPAAKLMGDPAPGYSSGQALDAMEAAAKEALPSDYALAWTGSSYQERAMAGTSTLVFALAIVMVFLILAAQYERWSLPLAVILAVPFALFGAILATWGRGLSNDIYFQVALVTLIGLAAKNAILIVEFAVLRMKQGMSLADAAVEAAKLRFRPIIMTSLAFVLGCLPLAISSGAGAASRHAIGTGVIGGMLGATFIAPFFIPVFFKLIMQLGGLFRRSRPQTSDNAGAS
- a CDS encoding MarR family winged helix-turn-helix transcriptional regulator, with amino-acid sequence MSAAGGGPGTPLPGPPCGQTTAGKGDIIDLPVCTAHTPDEHFALTLHEVARGWRAKIDEQFRPMGLSSASWSVIFTLATAERPLSQREIADRIFVESPTVVRLLDRLEKLGWVRREPSPQDRRRNLVRLTAKILEHHDTMHAMAERVHREALAGIPADKLAVTLEVLETLRSRLCT